A stretch of DNA from Malus sylvestris chromosome 9, drMalSylv7.2, whole genome shotgun sequence:
GTAGCTATATTACGTATATAGTGAAGACTTGCTGTTGTGTAAACGATCTTAAGTGCTCCTTATGTTATCCTTGAAAAGGAAGAAATGTTTTCCGTGCATAGGGCAGAAGTATGGAATACTAGTACACTTCGTACGACATCACTTTAATGAGTTTTCCACTTTAGGTGGCATCAGTTGCATAATAAACGTGTGCAATGGTTTTGAAAATGTTTACATGACGGTTTCTTGTCTCCTCCTTTTCTCACATTTTATTTGCTCTTAGGTGGTGGGACTGCATTGCTTTGCCATTTGACGTTGAACCTTCTGATGAAGCTGCATTTAGGATGCAGATAAGAGAGTTGGCATTCACGGTAGTACTTTCTCCACTAGATAGGTTGTTTTAGAAATTCTAGTTTGAGCGCTATATTCTGTTGTCATCTCTTGAAAATGTGTATGTTCTTATTAGGGATTATGAGCTTCCAAACAAGTCAAATTAATGTTTATTTCATATAATCATCATGATCCAAAATATTACTAGATTCTTTGATGCCTCTGGTATAATATTCTGTTATTTGAAGTTCTAACTGTATATTTGAATCTTTCAGTCACTTGAACTCCTGAAGGCAGCCATCTTTGATGAGGAATGTAAACCAAGTATCCTACCCACTTTAGCACTTGACGTATGTTTTCTTATTAGAATCATGCTTACTGTTTCTGACAGTTAAATTTGAACTCCTTGACTCTTCCCAGTATTCTCCCTCGAAATCTATGGGCATATAATTGCCATGTTTGAGTTGAATAATCTGTAAGTCAGAATTTACCAAGGGTTTATCCCCTTTTCTGTCTCGTCCATTGAATATATAAACTGTGCATGCATCCAAAATGGTGCCAGCAATGGTGGTTGAAGTAATTCATGCGCTTTGTCAAATTGCTTATATAGTTTGCTTGAGTCATCAagcttttaattttatttcactttgtttcagTGATTTGGTTGTAGCATCTCCAGTGGAAGATTATTTTTTGTACATTGATGATCTTCCAAATCCTGAAAAGGTTAGAAGTCATACTTTTCACCTAATTTATTCGAAAATTTGGATGTTCTGATGCCATTTTCCTGCTATTCATGACAGAAAGAAGTTGAGGGTATTACACGACCATTTTTGGATGCTCTTGGTGATGACTATTCTGTTTGTTGCCAAGGTATCATGCTCTTTTGCAGTTTCTTCACCATTATACGTTATTCTTCTTGGTGTTAATCTTTCAAGCTGTTATTTTGTACTTTATTCTTCTTGGTGCTGGACTACCTCGATGCTTGTTTCTGCATGCTCACATATTTATTCTCGAGGCTGGACTACCTCCTTGGGGCTAACGGTGTTCAGTAAGCGTGAACTTGTCATGGTGGAATTTAGTTTTTATTGTTACTCTTACTAGGAGATCATTGGTGTTTGTAGAGCATGCATTCTTTGCCTGTtggatatattaattttgttgcTGATATATTTGCCTTGCAAACTATTTTAAAAGCTAATGGTCAACAAATGTGGACTTGTCTCTCTCGGTTTGGCGAGGAGAAATATTAACTTCCAATGTTTTGTCAATTTTGTTTTAGGCACAGCGTTCTATCCTTTGCAGAGTTGTATGAATCATTCTTGTAGTCCCAATGCGAAAGCATTCAAAAGAGAGGAGGTACGTAAACTTCCAAGTTCCATATAGTAATTGAGATCTTCATGCAAAACCACGGTTTAAAGCAAACGCCATCTGCAGCTTTTTAAAGCATtccttaattaatttttgtgcGTCTGCATTCACGCTTGTTCTCCATTACCAGGACCGAGATGGCCAAGCAACGATAATTGCACTTAAGCCGATTTCCAAGGGGGAAGAGGTACGAAAGTGAATCTCCGACTCGGTCTAGTATGCCATTTATAAGGTCGCAATATCCTTTTATCGAACTTGTGTTAAAATGCTGatgattactttgaattttTCCAGGTTACCATTTCTTACGTCGATGAAGACCTTCCTTACGAAGAGAGACGGGCATTACTTGCAGATTATGGTTTTAAGTGCAGGTGCCCGAAATGCTTAGAAGAAGGGCCAAAATTGTGTGATTAATCCGCCGGTTTTCTTGCTGATGAAACTGCTTGTTTATCAACCATTTAATTTTCTGGTTTTACGTTGGTGCTTCCCCGTTTTCCCATTTATGTTTCAGCATCGTTCGATTCGTCTTTTATACACCAGAGATGGTGCTGAATTCGATCTTGGTTCAACTGATCCTGTTACTGCTTATGTTAAGTGCACGGATCCTTGCCCAGCAAAAGAAAGACGACCGGAAATATATGGGAACGAGAGGGAAAGTGCAGCGTCACCTAATCAACTCCCTGCACATCTATAATCCCATCATCCCCATCCCCTTAAAACTGCATTAGAAAACGAGAATCTGACGAAcgctgaaaagaaaagaaaataatcttCGAAAAGAAAGAATATCTTCGTATGTTACTACACTGAGCTATGCAATCAAGCTTGATCCATCAAgccttaaaaatatatatgtagagTTATAGGCTCCGTGTAACGcaacgaggaagcttgtacaccaAATACATAACTTTGCAAAGCCGGCATCAGATGTAGGAGATACACGAGTCTCTAACAGCTAGTACTTGAACTAAATCTATCTTCTCACTGCTAAATACTTGCACCATCTCCTACTCAACTCCCTGCACATCTATGATCTCATCATCTCCCTCATACTGCATTAAAAAATGAGATGCCGTTAGACACTGAAAAGAACATTTGACAAAAGAATGAAATATAATCACGGCATGATCTGAATACTTGACAGATGATATCCACTGCGTTGAAAGCCAGAATGTCACGCGAGAGGGTGCATGAACAATGAACTTCAATAAGCAATCATAAACAATGAAAAGCGCACGAAAAATACTGACCTGCGAATGGTTATTTCTAAGGATTGGAGGTGGTGGAGGAAGGTGAAATGAAAAGCGTCCTCTCTCATATGCAGCTCCTTCCTCAATTCTAGCAGAACCATTCTCAACTGTCTCACTTTTATCCTCCAGTTCAAATTCAACTTCTGTGTCAACTGCGTGGGCAGCCATACTGGTAGAGGGTACGACAGGTCCTGACTCCGAACTCTTTAACTACACATTTGTTGTCCAAAAGATTTCAGTGCAAGTATTAATATCAGCTGCACCTTTTTTTAAGGCATACATGCGTAGCTTTCATTCAAGGAGGAAAAATGTTAGTTCAGGGTTGAAAAAGAAGACGAAGTTCAGAGGCAACTCATTCTAACACAAAAGATGTgagattaaaattaaattaattgagAGCATGCAGCAATGTCAGTGGAGTTAAACTGAATCAGGAATTTCAAATTGCCTAAAATATATAGCTGCTGGCTTCAGCAAATATTATGCCCAATGTATAGCAATTAAACAAATTTCCCATAGAAAGTACAAAGATGCACCTTATCTGCAGAGAGGATGCCTGAGGAAGCAGTCTTTCTCCTGTCATGTTTGCCTTCCTTAGCTAAAACCTTTGGACCGCCAATTCCATTGTTCACTGGCTCCTCCTTATCAAAATTTGATTGAGTAGGGTGTATGCTCCACCGAGAGAGCTTCTTTGGTCTGCTAGATGTTGTAAGATGTCCTCTTGTTGGATGAGCTGGTACACATCTCTAAAGTGTAAGCACCCATAATAAAAACCGCACATGGTATCCATTACGGAAACAACTTCAACAATATAGTCCAAAGTCCAAGTAATCAAATGATGCACATGAATTTTGAAGAAAAACTGATAAGCTAAAAATCATTAAATTAGCAAAATCTATTTGTTCTTTGAAAAGAAGCTAAACATGTCTAAGAATGGTGCAcacagaaaataaacaaaactagCCACAAATGATGAGACTCTAAACTCTAAAGGGCTTTTATTTATACTGATTCTGCtttcaacaaacaaaaaagaggTTGATATATAAAACTTCAAAGCTGAGAGAAGAACAAACCATATATTTCATCAAATCCACAAAACCCCATACATGGAAATGTAAATGCCTACCACTTTGTTTTGATTCTTTGGCGGTATCCCTAATAGCATCCAGCCTTTTCTTGCTTGGAGAAGCATCATTCAGCTGCTCATTATGGGGGGTGACTGGAAAACCAGTAGTCTCACCATCACTAACAATATTAATGCTCGAATCCTCTTCATTGGCATCAGTTCCATAAATATCTAAGGCAAGCTGATCTCCCAACTTATTAAGTCGGACCTGTGATCTACAGATTTCAATACAATTATCAAATTCCAAGAGCTCTACAAACTCCAATAATGACTGAATGCCAAAGCAACCAGAGGTATttacaatattaaaaaaaatacttgcCTCTTTAGTTGGTCTTGTATCTTTGAATGACGAGAATGTGCTTTTACAAACTTATTCACCTTGTAGGAGATCCTGAAATTTTGAAATCCCggagaagaggaagaaagatcAATCAGTGAGTAAGACTTCCGTAAACACGCTACCCTGTAGCAGGCAACACAAATTCCTTACACTCTATTCAGTACCTCTTACATTCCTCCTTCTCTTTGTATAATTGAGCCTCAAGCTCCTTAATTTTAGAAGTGAGACTATCCACTTCTTGAGACTTCTCTTCCAGGTGAACCTGAAAAATAACAAACGCATTGCACACAAAAAGTATAACTAAAGGACATTCAATAAATCATGGCAGCAATCTGAAATAAGCAGACAGTTTAATAGCAAtgagaaaacagaaagaaagacCAAAAGGCagatatttcaaaaaaaaaaagtgctcaATAACCATCTGAAAAGCTTTAATACAACATTATATTCCCACCATCTTAATGAAAGTAAAGTGATATCTACCGAAGAAGATACACCTAAAACAACTTGCAAGAGACAACAGCACGACTGAAAATgcaaatacatattttttttgttttttacagaCTAGTGCTACAACAGCATGGTATCATTTTgacaaacctttttttttttttttatcaattattTTCAGTAACAATGTCCAAAAGAAGTTGCCCAAAAGACCATTGAAAATTAGATTGGCATATTCACATTTACATAAATGAAAATTAACTGGCAAAAATCACAATTTTGTTGACCAATAAAAAACATAAGTTTGGGTAATTTGAACTGACCCCTAATTGAGATTTACGGTTATCAAGCATGTCGATCTCTGACTGCAATTGCTTTAACTGCTCCAAATTCCAAGGAAGAATATCAAAACAGAATCTCAATCAAGATTAGAAAGCATAGATGAACTCGTGATGAAAACTTTTGAACAGAATTTCAGACCTGCACCTCAAGAACACCCGTCGAACTAAGTTTAATATTTGCTTCTTTAGCTTCATCTTCAGCCTCATTTGAGATTCTCAAACTTCCAGAAAAATCGCTTTGGCCATCCAAgtgtttcttccttctttttctgctCCCCaatgaatttaaaatgaaaaataagcGCTAAAGTGATCAGGAAAAATTAAAGTGAaaagatatatatttttttaattaattaattaatttatttttttgtgctgTTTATAAAGAGTAGATCATTAGAAGGATAAGTGCTCAACATGTGTGACAttcacaaagaaagaaaattgcaaAGGGATCCATTTATTTAACTTACCTTTCTCTCTCAAGGGACCTGGATGGACTATATTCTGCAGTTTCATTTCCGCCAAGACAGTTGTAGGGAAAAAAAATACAGTAGTCAGACTTTATGAAAAGTGAAAAAAAGGAACTATAAACCAAAATAAGTTCGATAACAGACTTAACAGTTACATGATGCTGCACCAAACTTTGCTCATACTTGTTACTGTAAGGCAtaactaaagaaagaaaaatatggaaaacaATACAACAGAAGAGTTAAGTAAGAGTGCTTCCTAACCACGAAGTATATGACGGCCTCTTATATTTCTCTCTGGTGAATAACTTCGCTGCGGAGAATGCCTTCTGTCAAGTCTATCCCTCAAGTCATCGCCTCCAGAGTCCCGCCCACCTACAGAGAGTGAAGAAAACTTTTCAGTAAAGCAGATCTAATAACTAGCTACTAATTCGTCTGTCTAAAGAAACAAGGAGAGCACCCCTTATGTGATAATGAGGCTAAGCTTACCATCACGTGGAATAGCATGAGTAACATAATAATGAACAATAATGTTGAATCCTTGCCAGTTTCAAGGGGTACACAGTAGAAACTACTGGTCTTATATAAGAAATAGATATAGTAAACCCATGTGTGAGCTTATAGATAACCTTCATATATCAGAGAAACATTGGAAAGAGGAGAATTGGGATTCCCGTCATCTTGCTGAACAATAGTATAAAGCCGCAATCAGAAAGTTCAAGAGATTCTCCAAGGTTTCATATAAGGATACAGATATAAATTATCTGAACAATAGTATAAAGCTGCAATGAGAAAGGTCAAGAGATTCTCCAAGGTTTCATATAAGGATACAGATATAAATTATCTGAAGCACACGTAATCATTTAGTTTCTTCTGACAGAACTTCCATAAAAATAGCATTCTTCTCCATCtcggaaatatcttgaagatacAAGTCAAGACTACAAATAAAGAGAGTACCATAATCCCCACGAAATTCATAAGCCATAAGCTGCAGAAGCAGCAAATAGAAAGTACGCATGTTCACCAAACCATCTTGTGTCTTAACTCTATAGAAGAAGATATATTCCAGAACTACGTAACGCTGATGATCCATCATAGCATATCGAAGATGCAACATAATGACAAGGTTCCCCACAGAAATACCACAATAGGAATCTGCTTCAATATAAACCACCAGGGACAATCCATACTGAATCAATACAATAACCTTGCTCGTCGACATGAACTTGGGAATTTTCATACGCCTTGATATTCTGACAACGCTACATGTCTCTCAAGAAGAGATTTTGATAGCAGCCCTAACCACTGAATGACTAAATCTGCAATCTTTCTGGAATAGTACTTTTAACTCCCGACTCCCGAGTCTGTAAACATACATGCTCCCATTTGCTCCATCGAacgaaaaataatatattatcCGAATTGCAGACACATCATTGTTTCAAACATGGGAAGGATTGCATTAGATGATCATAAAACAGAAGACAATTTcaacatagagagagagagagagagagagcaattaATCACTTGAATTCATTCAAGTAAACagaattcattaaaattatagTAAATTATGTAgtttcaaagaaaaatatgCAAACATATGACTTAAAATCTACAAAAATTACtataaattatcaaaatttgACAGTAAATTGTAATTCTGTGCAACCCCAATACAGTTAcaagttcaacttcaacccaaaaataaaaaaattaaattaaaaaaaaaaacccactttCATAAGATAAGCAGAGCTTCAGAGTAGGTCACTGAAGAGAAAAAACCAACGTGAAGCAAATATTAATATTACCGTGAAAGGATCCGCCCGAAAAGCGACGGAGCTCCGCCTCCCCGTGAGCAAACGAGCAGCTCTGCCGCGCGCACCGCCCTCTCTGATACAAAACGCATAGCTTCGTCTTGAACAGCTTCCTATCCGCCATCTCCCCAATCAGAATATCGGAAGCGTAAGAGCTAAGTTGCGAGAAAGGAAGAAAGGGAAGCcctttatatatacatacaataCTACTTCATCATTGACCGTACACGTGTCTCCATGAGATCATACATATGCATTCACCGGTAGCGTACTGTTCTGTCCTTGACAAAAGTGTTATGATTCGCTCGACCCGCCTG
This window harbors:
- the LOC126634661 gene encoding zinc finger CCCH domain-containing protein 13 isoform X1, whose amino-acid sequence is MADRKLFKTKLCVLYQRGRCARQSCSFAHGEAELRRFSGGSFHGGRDSGGDDLRDRLDRRHSPQRSYSPERNIRGRHILREYSPSRSLERERKRRKKHLDGQSDFSGSLRISNEAEDEAKEANIKLSSTGVLEVQLKQLQSEIDMLDNRKSQLGVHLEEKSQEVDSLTSKIKELEAQLYKEKEECKRISYKVNKFVKAHSRHSKIQDQLKRSQVRLNKLGDQLALDIYGTDANEEDSSINIVSDGETTGFPVTPHNEQLNDASPSKKRLDAIRDTAKESKQSAHPTRGHLTTSSRPKKLSRWSIHPTQSNFDKEEPVNNGIGGPKVLAKEGKHDRRKTASSGILSADKLKSSESGPVVPSTSMAAHAVDTEVEFELEDKSETVENGSARIEEGAAYERGRFSFHLPPPPPILRNNHSQYEGDDEIIDVQGVE
- the LOC126634661 gene encoding zinc finger CCCH domain-containing protein 13 isoform X2, with protein sequence MADRKLFKTKLCVLYQRGRCARQSCSFAHGEAELRRFSGGSFHGGRDSGGDDLRDRLDRRHSPQRSYSPERNIRGRHILREYSPSRSLERERKRRKKHLDGQSDFSGSLRISNEAEDEAKEANIKLSSTGVLELKQLQSEIDMLDNRKSQLGVHLEEKSQEVDSLTSKIKELEAQLYKEKEECKRISYKVNKFVKAHSRHSKIQDQLKRSQVRLNKLGDQLALDIYGTDANEEDSSINIVSDGETTGFPVTPHNEQLNDASPSKKRLDAIRDTAKESKQSAHPTRGHLTTSSRPKKLSRWSIHPTQSNFDKEEPVNNGIGGPKVLAKEGKHDRRKTASSGILSADKLKSSESGPVVPSTSMAAHAVDTEVEFELEDKSETVENGSARIEEGAAYERGRFSFHLPPPPPILRNNHSQYEGDDEIIDVQGVE
- the LOC126634661 gene encoding zinc finger CCCH domain-containing protein 40 isoform X3, with the translated sequence MADRKLFKTKLCVLYQRGRCARQSCSFAHGEAELRRFSGGSFHGGRDSGGDDLRDRLDRRHSPQRSYSPERNIRGRHILREYSPSRSLERERKRRKKHLDGQSDFSGSLRISNEAEDEAKEANIKLSSTGVLEVQLKQLQSEIDMLDNRKSQLGVHLEEKSQEVDSLTSKIKELEAQLYKEKEECKRISYKVNKFVKAHSRHSKIQDQLKRSQVRLNKLGDQLALDIYGTDANEEDSSINIVSDGETTGFPVTPHNEQLNDASPSKKRLDAIRDTAKESKQSAHPTRGHLTTSSRPKKLSRWSIHPTQSNFDKEEPVNNGIGGPKVLAKEGKHDRRKTASSGILSADKLRMYALKKGAADINTCTEIFWTTNV